In one window of Nocardia brasiliensis DNA:
- a CDS encoding alpha/beta hydrolase, whose amino-acid sequence MTRSTRTSVPDVPTAPSVQATLAATATRFGLRQLNCAVPMNGPGVWFARKLVATFMAVGGPVPRGTQVTPVRSGSVRGEWVRAAGVPFGPRAVYYLHGSAYVICSARTHRALAAQLSRKTNLPVFVIDYRLAPEHRFPAAADDVEAGYRWLLEHGYAPENLVIAGDSAGGHLALDLLVEHGRRGMAPPAGVALFSPLLDLSLGLAAEQERLQPDPLITAAAARRMPAMYTRGLPADAPRVRLSIPDGIALPPLLVQVGGAEMLRADARALCAMVRAAGGSADLEIWPGQMHVFQALPLLVPEADRALTRAADFLSAALASHPVSEKVS is encoded by the coding sequence GCTTGCGGCAGCTCAACTGCGCGGTGCCGATGAACGGACCGGGAGTCTGGTTCGCTCGCAAGCTCGTCGCCACCTTCATGGCCGTCGGGGGCCCGGTGCCGCGCGGTACGCAGGTCACACCGGTCCGGTCCGGCTCGGTGCGCGGGGAATGGGTACGCGCCGCCGGTGTGCCCTTCGGCCCGCGCGCGGTCTACTACCTGCACGGCAGCGCCTACGTCATCTGCTCGGCCCGCACCCACCGGGCGCTCGCCGCACAGCTGTCCAGGAAGACGAACCTGCCCGTCTTCGTCATCGACTATCGGCTCGCTCCGGAGCACCGTTTCCCGGCCGCGGCCGATGATGTCGAGGCGGGCTACCGCTGGCTGCTCGAGCACGGATACGCGCCGGAAAACCTAGTCATCGCGGGTGATTCGGCCGGCGGGCACCTCGCGCTCGACCTGCTCGTCGAGCACGGGCGCCGCGGCATGGCCCCGCCCGCCGGCGTCGCGTTGTTCTCCCCGCTGCTCGATCTGAGCCTTGGCCTGGCCGCCGAACAGGAACGGCTGCAACCGGATCCGCTCATCACCGCCGCGGCGGCGCGCCGGATGCCCGCCATGTACACCCGCGGCCTGCCCGCCGATGCACCGCGGGTGCGGCTGAGCATTCCGGACGGCATCGCGTTGCCGCCGCTGCTGGTGCAGGTCGGCGGCGCCGAAATGCTGCGCGCCGACGCACGGGCGCTGTGCGCGATGGTGCGCGCCGCGGGCGGCAGCGCCGATCTGGAGATCTGGCCGGGCCAGATGCACGTCTTCCAGGCGTTGCCGCTGCTGGTACCCGAGGCCGATCGAGCCCTGACGCGCGCGGCCGACTTCCTGTCCGCCGCGCTGGCCTCCCACCCCGTCTCGGAAAAGGTGAGCTGA